The Chitiniphilus purpureus sequence TCACCCGGACCTGCGCCAGCGGCTGCTGTGCCTGCTCGTCGCTGAGCACGTCCAGCACCACCGCCCCGCTGTCCTGCGCGGTGTTGTCGGCCACGAAGCCCACCGGCAGGTTGAGCGATTGCCGCTCGCCCAGGTTGACCGGCGCCGGCAGCGTCAGCTGGATGCCCGTCGGCAGCTCGCCGGTCGGCTGGCTGGCCGCGTTCAACGCGAAGCGCACGTTGCGCGCCGTCGTCCCCACCCCGGCCTTCACCACCAGCGGGATGCTGAACGGGTAGTTCTTCGGCACGTCGAGCTTGTACGGCGTCGGCCCGGCGCTGATCCGGTTGATCGTGAAGCTGCGCTGCTCCGGCCGGTCGGTCACGTCCGGGTGCACCGCGCTCACCTTGTAGCGGCCCGCGTCGGTCTGCGTCGGCTTGAACACGTGGCTGAATCCGCCCGCCGCGTCCGTCACCAGCGGGAACACCCGCTCGAAGCCTTCCTGGTTCAGCACCAGCTTGAGCCGCGTGTTCGGCAGCGCCGTCTGCGTCGCCCGATCCAACGCACGCCCCTGGATCACGATGTCCTGGTCGCCGAACGAGCTGACCGGGTCCAGCTGGGTGAGCTCGCCGTAGTACGCCGTCTCCAGCAGCGACACCACCCGTTCCGAACCGCGGCCCGCAATCACCACTTCGTCCGCTTGCCCGCTGTGGTAGCGCAGCTGGTCCACTTCCAGCACCACCCGCAGCCGGTCCGGGCTGGCCGCCGGCACCGCCAGTTCGAACAGGTCCGAGGTATAGCTCGCTCCGGCCGGGATCCGCGCCACCGTCTGCCCGTTCGACAGCGTGATCACATTCGCGCCCAGCGCCTGCAGGTAGGGCTGGTTGACCAGCACGTTGCCGTCGCCGTCCAGCAGTCTGAAGCGCAGCTCGTTGGACGGCTCCCGCCCATGGCCCCGCGCCGTCAGCAGTTCGACCTCGACCTCGCTGGTGTTCTCGATGGTCAGCCGCACCTTGCCCAGCGCCCCGCGCGTGAACGATTCCGTCGCCATCCCCACCACCAGCCCGCCCTCGGCCACATCGAACTGCGTGTCCTGCACCACGCTCACCAGTTCGCCTTCGTTCGGTGCCTGTTCCAGCCCCAGCTGTGCCGTCGCCTGCCCCGCCAGGTCGGCATAGCCGCCCACCACCACCGGGATCAGCCGCGTCTCGTTGGCCGCCAGATCGAACAACGCCGACACATGCCGCTTGCCGCCCACCCGGATCACCACCCGCGCGTTCGCCAGCGGCGTGCCCGCTGCATTGCCCACCTGCACCTGCACCCGGTTCATCACGCCGCGCTTGACCGGCAGGCCCGCCGCCACCTGCAGGGCCACCGCCGGCAGCCGCAGGCTGCGGGCCATCTCCACCCCGTCCGCGTCCACCGCCGCCACCGTGTACACCCGCTCGCCACCGGTGTAGCCGGTGTCGGTGTAGCCCAGCTCGGTGATCGGCGTCGCTGTCAGCCGCGTCCTGCCCGCCCCTTCACCCAGGTACACGTGGTAGCCCGCCACCGCCGAGCGCGATGCGCTCCAGCTCAGTCGCGGCAGTGTGCTGCCCACCTGCTCCACCTTCAACGAGGGCACCGGCAGCAACGTCGCGTTCAGGTACGCCGAGTTCGACATCGCCGATTCGTTGCCCGCCGCGTCCACCGCGGTCACCACATAGGCATGCTCGGTCGCCGACGGCTCCGGATCCACCACTGCCGTCTGCCGGATGCCGCTGCGCAGCGGTGTCTTGCCTTCGAGCGACGTGATCACCGTCCCGCTGCTGCGGTACAGGTTGTAGCTCTCCACCGGGCTCATCAGCGGCGCCTGCCACCGCGCCACGATCCCCTGGCCCGTCAGCTGCAGCGTCAGCCCTTGCGGCGCGCCCGGCGGCGTCGCGCTCGCCACCACCTCCACCGCCGCGCTCAACCCTGACTGCGCATCCTGGCCATTGGCCTGCCGCACCGAGGCGATCGCATAGCGGTAGCGGCCATCGCCCGGTGTCGCATCCAGATACTGGGTGCCCTCAACCCGCGCCAGCGGCGTCAGCGCCGTCTCGCCCGGCGCCTGCCGGTACAGCTGGTACGCCACCGCATCCGGCACCGCCTGCCAGCCCAGACCCACCTTCCCGCCCGGCTGCGCCTTGGCGGTCAGCCCGAACGGCACGTCCAGCGGCGGCAGCTCGCCGCGGTACACCTGGAAGCGGTTCGGTGCGCTGATCCGGGTCGACACGTTGTCCAGATCGTCCTGCGCCTGCATCGTGAACGACAGCACTTCCGGCGCTCCGCTGCCCGCATCGGCCGGCAGGCTGAAGCTGCCCCGCCACGTCGTCGCGTCCACCTGGCCCAGCCCCGTCACCGCCACCGCGCTGCGCAGCGGGCCTGACAGCCGGTACCACAGCTGCGGCGACTGCCCCGCCTTCAGCGCCTTGTCAAAGTGCAGCGTCACCGTCACCGGCCCTGCCACGTCCGCCCGCACCGGTGCAGCCGGATCCAGCGCGATCCCGCTCAGCACCGGACCGGCCGTGTCGATCTGCAGCGTCCCACCCGCCTTCACCTCGGTGCCCCGGTTCCCCACCAGGTCCCGCGCCGAGAACAGCACCTGCGCCGTCCCCGACGGCGTGTTCCCGTCGATCACGAAGCTGCCCTGGTAGTGCGTGTCGTCCACCCGCGTCAGTTCGATCGTGATCGGCTGACCGCCTTGGGGCACCAGCGCCAGGTACGGCGCGCTCTGCAGCGCTTCGCTCACCGTCACCGCCACCTGCACCCGCCCCTGGCCGTGCCGACCGCTCACCACATCCACCTGACCCAGACCCGTATACACCACCGACAGCGCAGACGGCGCCAACGCGTCGGCACTGGCCTGCACCGGATTGGACAGCGTGCTCAGCGTGCCAAGGTCGTTGGCTGCGGCCACCCGGTAGACATAATTGCCATCCACCGCCGGCATGTCTTCGTAGACCCCGCCGGCAATCGGCTGCGGCGTCAGTTGCTGTGCCTGCTGCACATCCTCGAACGGCGCTGCCGCCCGGAATACCAGGGTCCCCCTGGACGCCGGATCGGTCGACGGCGTCCAGTTCAGGCGGATCTTGCCCTGGGCAGCCACCTGGGCCTTGAGATTGCCGGGCCCCGCGGGGCGGGAGGTATCGAGGGTGACGATGCGCGTTGCGCTCGGCTCGCTGATGCCACGGTTGTTGCGGACCAGGGCGGTGATGCGGTTCTGCCCTTCAACCAGGGCCAACGCATATTCGAAGCGTTGCGCCACCACTGGCAGCCAGTCGCTCTTCGGTTCGCCATTCACCAGCACCCGGGCTTCGCGGCCCTGTGGGGTCGAACCGACGACCAGGTGCGTGACCTGATTGGTACGCAAGTCCTGCGCTGGCGCAGTGATCGTCGGGGCCGCCGGCGGAGGCAGGTCGACCCGCAGCGGGATTTCCCGGGTGGCCGTGTTCCCCGCCGTATCGGTGACCGCCAGCAGCAGCACATGGGTCCCGTTGTCGAACAGCAGCGGGTCGATGCCAACAAGGTAGACGCCGCCTGGCGCCTGGGTGACAGGCAACGCCTGGGCACCGATCGTGGCAACGACGGACTGCACCCCGCCAGCATCACTGGCGGAAAACGACACCTGCTTGTCCGTATCGACCAGCAGCAGCGCGCCGACCGGCACGCCGTCCACCTGTGGGGCGCCCAGTTCCGGCCGCGTGACATCCGGTGTGACCGTCACGGTCCTGCTGACCTCGGTGGAACCGCCCGTGCCGGTTGCCCGCAGCGAGATGACGTAGCTGCCGGCCACCGAATAGAGGAAGCTGGGATTGCGCTGGTCGCTGGTGCGGCCATCGCCTGAATTCCATAGATAGGCGTTGACTTCGCCGGTCGTGGTGTTGACCGGTGCAATCCTGACCGGTGCTTCGAACGGCCCGGCGGGCAGCTCGAAACCGGCCACCGGGGGAGGCACCAGCGTGATCGAGACCGGCTCGGAAAACGCCGACCGGTTGCCGGCCCGGTCCACCGCATCGATCCGCGCATACAGCGTCTGACCCGGCTGACCCTGGGTGTAGACATATTCGGTGGCAGGCACGTTTTCATCGAACAGCAGCGCGGCGAAGCCCGGATCGGTCGCGATCTGCAGGCGGGTCGACAGCACCCCGCTGATGTCGTCGCTGCCCTGGTAGCGCCAGCGCACCGAATTGCCACCCGTCTGGGCCGCACCCAGCATCTGCACGGCAGGGTTGGCGGTATCGACCACGGTGGCCGCGCTCAACCCCGACCAGAGCTCCCAGGTGTTGCCGCCGTTGACGCTGCCGCGCACACGCGCCCGGTACAGCTGCCCGACCTGGTAGGCATCAAGCGTATAGCCCGACACATTGCCGATGACCTGATCCACCAGCACCTCACCGCGGTCGGACTGGATCTGGATCTGGTAGGTGTTGAGGTCGGCCACCGGAACCCAGGTCCAGCGCGGGGCCGTGTTGGTGTAGGGCGGCGCGACCGGCGGGTCGGGGGTAAGGCCGGAGATGTCGATGAAGTCGTAACGGGCTGCGGCCTCCATCCGGTAGCCGGTTCCGCCCGCTTCCGGCAGGAAGGAGATCGCCTGCTCGGGCGCGATGACGTCGTTGCCGTTGCAGCCGACCTGCACCGCCTGGCCGACGCCCTGGATCCCGATGGTGGCGCTGTTGCCCCTGCTGCGCAGATCGGTCAGGTAGCGATACTGCAGCTTCACCTCGTTGGTGCCTTCGAAGAGGATGGCCTGGAAGGTCCCCATCGGCAGGTTGGAGCCGTAGAAATACTGGTTGGTCCATTGGACGATCAGCAGGCGATTGGGCGCCTCGCCCAGCGTCTGGTAGTGGATCTTGCCCGCCGGCTGCCCGCCGACATCGGTGCGCAGGTCATCCCAGAACACATGGATGGTCTGAGACAGGCCGCCGCCAGCCGGTGGCAGGCAGCTGTTGCTGTATGCCGAGGTCGGGCCTTCGAATTGCAGCAGCCCGTTGGTCGTCGCATAGAACTGGGTATAGGACTTCCCGAAGAACACAAACGGGAAGCCGATGGGGAAGGGGCCTGCACTGGCATCGTCCCCGCTCAGGCCGGTGTTGACACCGGCCATTGCGAACACACTGACCAAGAACAGCAAGATGACAAACGAGATTTTCTTGACGAAGCGCACAGCGCTCTCCAGCCTGGATTCGGATTGGCCGACTTTGTATGGACAGGAACGGGCCGCCGCAGCCGGTGCGACAGCCCGCCCACCTTGTTTATTGCCGTGTGACGTCCACCGCCCACCGCGTTTCGCGGTGCAGCTCCGACAACCTGCTGCGCACCGAGGTCGGGCTGCGCACCGTCACCGTGTCGGCTGCGCGTGCGCTTTCCTGGCTGCGCACCGCGCCGAACTGCGCCGTGCCATCGATGACCGTCATCCCCGCCGGCAGCCTGGTCAGCTGCGCCCTGACCGCGGCCGCATCCGAGCCAAGGTTGGTCAGCTCCACCGACAGCACCGCTTCCCACTGGCTGCCCACCTGCCGCTCGCTCACCACCCCGAGCCCGCACAGGTTGACCTTGGGGTCGTTGCTGTTGCCCGCCCAGTCAGCGTCGTCACGATTGGTCAACGCGATCGGCGCTGCACTTACACCCATGTACTGGCCATCCAGCGACAGCACCTTGCCGGCCGTGACGCTGTAGGCCTGGTTGCCGTCCGGCACGCAGTCGTTGCGGCCCAGGATCGTCACCGTCTGGTCCACCGACCAGTTCTGCGGCGTGAACACCAGCCGTTCCGGTTGTGCGTAGCCTTCGCGCGAGTTGCTCGATACCAGCGGCACGGTCACCTCCTGCGTCGGCGGATTGGCAAGCCGTACCTTGACGGCCACGCCGCCGGTACCGCCACCGCCACTGCCCGGGCCTTCGTAGGTGATGAGATAGCGCGGCAGCGTCAGCTGCAGCCGGCCGCTCTGCGTGGCCGGCACGATCACCACCGCACCGGGCGCATAGGCCCGGCCCACGCCGCGCGTGTCATAGATCACCGCGTAGACGTAGTAGGTACCCGGCGCCAGGCTGGTCACATCCCAGCGATAGTCGGCGCTGACCTGGCCTGCCGCCTGCCTCAGGCC is a genomic window containing:
- a CDS encoding PKD domain-containing protein, with translation MRFVKKISFVILLFLVSVFAMAGVNTGLSGDDASAGPFPIGFPFVFFGKSYTQFYATTNGLLQFEGPTSAYSNSCLPPAGGGLSQTIHVFWDDLRTDVGGQPAGKIHYQTLGEAPNRLLIVQWTNQYFYGSNLPMGTFQAILFEGTNEVKLQYRYLTDLRSRGNSATIGIQGVGQAVQVGCNGNDVIAPEQAISFLPEAGGTGYRMEAAARYDFIDISGLTPDPPVAPPYTNTAPRWTWVPVADLNTYQIQIQSDRGEVLVDQVIGNVSGYTLDAYQVGQLYRARVRGSVNGGNTWELWSGLSAATVVDTANPAVQMLGAAQTGGNSVRWRYQGSDDISGVLSTRLQIATDPGFAALLFDENVPATEYVYTQGQPGQTLYARIDAVDRAGNRSAFSEPVSITLVPPPVAGFELPAGPFEAPVRIAPVNTTTGEVNAYLWNSGDGRTSDQRNPSFLYSVAGSYVISLRATGTGGSTEVSRTVTVTPDVTRPELGAPQVDGVPVGALLLVDTDKQVSFSASDAGGVQSVVATIGAQALPVTQAPGGVYLVGIDPLLFDNGTHVLLLAVTDTAGNTATREIPLRVDLPPPAAPTITAPAQDLRTNQVTHLVVGSTPQGREARVLVNGEPKSDWLPVVAQRFEYALALVEGQNRITALVRNNRGISEPSATRIVTLDTSRPAGPGNLKAQVAAQGKIRLNWTPSTDPASRGTLVFRAAAPFEDVQQAQQLTPQPIAGGVYEDMPAVDGNYVYRVAAANDLGTLSTLSNPVQASADALAPSALSVVYTGLGQVDVVSGRHGQGRVQVAVTVSEALQSAPYLALVPQGGQPITIELTRVDDTHYQGSFVIDGNTPSGTAQVLFSARDLVGNRGTEVKAGGTLQIDTAGPVLSGIALDPAAPVRADVAGPVTVTLHFDKALKAGQSPQLWYRLSGPLRSAVAVTGLGQVDATTWRGSFSLPADAGSGAPEVLSFTMQAQDDLDNVSTRISAPNRFQVYRGELPPLDVPFGLTAKAQPGGKVGLGWQAVPDAVAYQLYRQAPGETALTPLARVEGTQYLDATPGDGRYRYAIASVRQANGQDAQSGLSAAVEVVASATPPGAPQGLTLQLTGQGIVARWQAPLMSPVESYNLYRSSGTVITSLEGKTPLRSGIRQTAVVDPEPSATEHAYVVTAVDAAGNESAMSNSAYLNATLLPVPSLKVEQVGSTLPRLSWSASRSAVAGYHVYLGEGAGRTRLTATPITELGYTDTGYTGGERVYTVAAVDADGVEMARSLRLPAVALQVAAGLPVKRGVMNRVQVQVGNAAGTPLANARVVIRVGGKRHVSALFDLAANETRLIPVVVGGYADLAGQATAQLGLEQAPNEGELVSVVQDTQFDVAEGGLVVGMATESFTRGALGKVRLTIENTSEVEVELLTARGHGREPSNELRFRLLDGDGNVLVNQPYLQALGANVITLSNGQTVARIPAGASYTSDLFELAVPAASPDRLRVVLEVDQLRYHSGQADEVVIAGRGSERVVSLLETAYYGELTQLDPVSSFGDQDIVIQGRALDRATQTALPNTRLKLVLNQEGFERVFPLVTDAAGGFSHVFKPTQTDAGRYKVSAVHPDVTDRPEQRSFTINRISAGPTPYKLDVPKNYPFSIPLVVKAGVGTTARNVRFALNAASQPTGELPTGIQLTLPAPVNLGERQSLNLPVGFVADNTAQDSGAVVLDVLSDEQAQQPLAQVRVNYTLSEAKPFLVGSPSMVQTGLAQGGVQIESVRVQNKGMQDALNLQFRLQRADGGAAPAWVSLASQADGTLRIGEQRSIDLRFAPGESTPEGVYELTLVVSGDNVPQQSLNVYASVTQSGVGSVLFKASDLFTATLDKNGRLIPGLAGARITVQHEDVATLTHELVTDALGEALFQDLPAGRYKFRAKANNHQEIGGRLLVKPGITQTQPVFLEYNLITVEWSVREITIQDRYEIILNATYETDVPAAVVVMQPASVNLPKMGVGDVYYGELSLTNHGLIRADDVKMHLPASDAFFRFEFLVDVPPTLAAKQRVTIPYRVIALKSLEEAADGAATGAGCYSYSARLAVSCAFVCANGQQSQCGSATSWFSSSNGSCPGGGGGGGGGGGGGGGGWGGGGWGGGGAATPIKLKGKKCVFVPKGDTQCD